The Aquificaceae bacterium genome contains the following window.
ACAGTTCTACATGCCCACCTCCGTGTATGAGGAGTTCAACAAGATGGTGGAACTCGGGAGCCTGAAGCCAAAGTTTGAACTGGCAGTCAGGATTCGTTCCCCCCGCAGATTCAACCTGATGGTGCCCGCAGAGTTTCTCTACGAGTTTATAGAAGAGGTAAGATACAGGATAAACAAGGGGCTACGCATAGCGGAAGAGCACACAAAGGAGGCAGGAAAGCTCTCACAGGAAGATGTGGGAAAGTTAATAAACAAGCTGAGAGACAAATACAGAGAGGCTCTGAGGACAGGCATAATAGACAGTAAGGAGGACCTTGATGTGTTGCTGCTTGCCTACGAACTTGATGGTATATTAGTCTCCGGTGATGAGGGGCTCAGAAGCTGGGCGGACAAGGTGGGAATAAAGCTCATAGACCCCAGAGGCTTCAGGTTTATACTTGAAAGCCAGACCGTAAGAACTTAATCTATCAGGGAGCCGCCCTTCAGTAAATGCCCCAGAAGCCCAGTCATGTTAAGAAAGACCTTTTCAAACTCAAGAAGCCAGAATTCTCCTTCCTGTCTCAGGGCTAACTGGTTTACCTGTATGTGAACGGATGCATGTTTTATCTGCTCCAGAAATACGAGCGCATTCTCCCTTTTTCTAAACCTGCATCTGAAAACCCTGCGCACCTTTCCCTCTTCTCTTGCCATCTTGCATGCCTCAAAGAGACCTGTGAGAAAAGCCTCCCCCAGTTCTCTATACAGCTCCTCATCCTTCTTAAGCCCCTCCTCTTCTATGAAGAGGGCAAGCCTGAGAAGCCTGTTGGTGTAGTAATCCGCAGGAAGACCGAGCATGTTGAGCGAGGTTATCCTTATATCGTTCAGGTTTGCGTAGCTTGTTATGTATTTGACCCTCTTATCCCTCTCTGAGTCCTCTTTCATAACAACGCCTTCCCTCCCTTCTTCGTTTAGCCTTCTGAGAAGCTCCTTAAGGTCTTCAACCTGCTCGGGGGTGTACAGACCATACCTTTCCACGCTGGGAAGACCGTATTTTTCGATGAGCCTTAGCTTTTCTCTGTAGGGCAGAAACCCCTGAGAATTCTTACGCATGATGTCAAAGAGGAAAAATCTGATGTCCTCCTTTATGTAAGGTGGGCTTTCCTCCACGTAGGGATTTTCAGGACCTGCCACCTCCATACAGAGCACAAGGTCAGGATTATCTTCGAAGAACCTCCTGTCCACAAAGTCAAGAACCCTGTCGGTGCTGAAGGCACACACATACCCACCCCTCGTAAGGGCATAGACCTCACCATCGTGCATAAAAACCCTCACGTTGTAGCCATCCACCTTCTCCTCCACCCAGAAGGGGGCTTCAAACTGCTCGGGAATGCCCGTGGAGAGCTGGAATATCCTCCCTATGTGGGGATAGCCCCAAATGACGGTGTCTTTGAAAAGGACTGTCCCCCTTGGAATGTCTTTAAAGTCATCGGTAAAACGGAGGTATTCAAAATCTCCAAAGGACTCGCTTTTCAGCCTGTTCCTTTTGAGAGCTTCCTTCAATGTATCCTGCGCTATCATATACAGGTCTAAATTATAATTTCTTTTGAGGAGAAGTTAAGCGTGAAAGGCTCTGCTTTTGATGGCTTTAAGTCTGTGGGATACTTTGTAGTCTTTATATTACTAATACTTTTTCTTGTCCTTGCGGGTAACCCTCTTGTAATAGTTCAGTCTGGCTTTGTAGGGGTTAAGAGAACACTTGGTAAGATTGACCCGACCCCATTAGTGGAAGGACTGCACTTGAGGATTCCACTTCTGCAGACAGTTGAAAAGGTTGAGATAAGAACAAGGGCTGTAGAGTTCACCCGAGAAAAACAGAACCCTATAAGCACTCTCTCAAGGGATGGGTTGCCTGTAAACATGGATGTAGCGGTGCTTTACAGGGTTGATGCCCAAAAAGCTCCGGAGCTTATAAGAGAATACGGACCAGACTATGAAGAAAAGGTAATAAAACAGATAGTGAGAACAGCAGTAAGAGACGCCATAGCTGAAATGGAAAGTTCTATAGTCTATCAGGAAAGACAGAAACTGCAGGAGAGAATAAAGAGAGAAGTGGCCGGACAGCTTGCGAGAAGATATTTGCTTCTTGAGGATGTGCTCATAAGAGATATAAGACTTCCAGAGAGTGTGGTCAAAGCTATAGAAGAAAAAAGGAAGGCCTACGAAGAAGCTCAGAGGATGCAGTTTCTCTTAGAGAAAGAAAAACTTGAGGCCGAAAGGAAAAAAGTGGAAGCACAGGGTATAGCAGAGGCGAACAGAATAATAGCAGGTTCTCTTACGAGGGAATACCTTATGTGGAAGTTCATAGAGAACATCCAAGAGTATGCCAGAAGTCAGAATAACACCATAATACTTCTGCCCTACGATACCAGAATGACACCCATTATAAACATACCGCAGGGAGGTCAAAAATGATTAAATTCGGCACCGACGGCTGGAGAGCCATAATAGGTGATTCCTTTACCTTTGAAAATGTAAGGAAAGTTGCCCATGCCCATGCAAGAGTTCTTCAGAAACAGGGAAAGAAGAAGGTGGTAGTGGGCTATGACAACCGCTTTATGTCCGAGCACTTCGCCCTCGAGGTCTACAGGGTTTTCAGAGCGCTTGGCTTTGAGTGCTTTCTTACCAACAAAGCCTGCACCACGCCCATGGTCTCTTTTGCTGTCAAGTATATGGGCTTTGACAATGGGGTTGTGATAACTGCCTCCCATAACCCTCCAGAGTATAACGGATACAAGATAAAGGACTCCTTTGGTGGCTCCGCCACGCCGGAGTTTATAGCGCAGGTGGAGGAAGAGCTGAAGTTTGCAGAAGTTGTAAAGCCTGAAAAGTTCCAGCCCGAGTATGTAAACGTCTGGGGCGAATACACAAGGGAGGTAAAGAGCAGGGTAAACATGGAACTTTTCTCACAGAAGGACATGCTTCTTGTGCACGACGCCATGTATGGCTCTGCTCTGGGAACATACTCCCATGTGCTTTCCGGCACGAGGATAGGGGTGCATCAGATAAGGAGCTACAGGGACCCCCTCTTTGGAGGGCATGCGCCAGAGCCGGTGGAGAAGCACCTTGAACCTCTTATGCTCAAAGTGAAGGCTCTGAAAGCTCACCTTGGCATAGCCAACGACGGGGATGGGGACAGGATAGCCCTTGTGGATGATAAGGGAAGCTTTGTGAACGCCCAGCTGATATACGTTCTGCTTCTTTATCATCTTCTCAGAAACAAGGGTATGAGGAATGGTGTTGTAGTAAAGACCGTCTCCACCACATACCTTGCGGACAGAATATGCAGGACTGAAGGTGTGGAGCTGAAAGAAGTGGCTGTGGGCTTTAAAAACATAAACGAGGTAATCCTGAAAGAAAGGGTCATATTCGGGGGAGAAGAAAGCGGTGGTTACGGCATTGTGGACTTTCTTCCAGAGAGGGATGGGCTTTTCACTGGACTTAACATACTTGAGCTCCTTATGCTCAAGGACAAACCTCTCTCTGAAGTGATAGAGGAGATATTCAAAAACTACGGGGAAGCACACTTCAAAAGAGTTGACTTTCATGCGGAGGAGGACAAAAAGCAGAAGCTCAGGGAACTCATAAAGAACCCACCGGAGAGGCTCGGGAACATGAAGGTCTCAAAGGTCATAACCCTTGATGGTCTCAAGCTGGTCTTTGAAAACGACGGGTGGGTGCTATTCAGAGCCTCCGGCACTGAGCCCCTCATAAGAGTTTACGCAGAGATGCCCAGCAAGGATGAGCTCGAGGAAGTTCTCAGGAGGGCGGTGGAGCTTTTTGATTGATAAACATCTGCGGTGTCTTGCCTTCTATACCGCACTCCCATGTGGAACCCTCAAGCATTTCCTTTCTGTACTCTATAAGGTCAAGCACAACTCCTATCTCTTGCCTTTCTCTGTCAAGGAAAGAACGCATCAGCTTTGACATGAGCCTGTAGTACTCCTCCTGAGTTTCCTCTTCAACTAGCTGGCAGAAGAGTCTGTACCACCTTCCGAGGTGGTCTCTAAAGAAATACTCGTAGCCCTTGCTGGCTATCTCCGCCTTTTCTGCCTCGTCCGCATGGACCTTTTTCAGGAGCAAAAGGCTCAAAAATTCCAGCTGAGGAATTAATCCATCCGGCTCGTATCCCTGCCTTACTTCAAGACCAAAGGCTCTGTAAAAACCTTCTATGTCCGCAAGCTCTTGAGCTTTCCTTCCTGCCTTTTCAAGCTCGTAAGCAGTCTCCCAGCTGGGCGCCTTCAGAGATGTGGCAAAAAGGGAATTCCAGTCGCACTGGAGGTCCAAAAGCCTTTCTTCTCCCTCGTACTCCTGCAGACATGCTTTCAGAGCTTCTACATCAAAATCAATGCCAAGGTTTCTAAGGCTCAGGGAGAGGTCCTCAAGACTTTCTTTTAAAGCCTTCAGGGAGTCCTCCCCTGGATATTCAAAAGCCAGCGATATAAACTTGTAAAGGAAGGCTTTATAAAGTTCCATCTCACTCCACCTTTAGCCTTATCCATGAATAGCTTAGAGACTTCCTTGCCCCCACTTCTCCGTTGGCTCCATCCCACACTGCAAAGCTGGCGAAGGTTTCCTTGCCAGGTCCCCATTCAGGGTTTGAAGTGCTCTCTTCTACAAAAACCCTCTTTATAACCACATGCCATTTTCCATTCCTGTAAACACCTTTGCCCTCTGCCCCCTGTATATCTTTCCATGTGGAAGAACCATACCCCTCTGCAATCACTTCCCTTACTGGTGTGTTAAAGGTGTTCTTTCTGAAGACCTTCTCACCGCCTATGTAATTCAAAGCATACTGGTTTGCCCAATTCTCAGGATACCTATAAGGTGGATCTGCGTGTGGGTACCAGTCATAGGCATAATTAGGATATATCTTCGCAGTGTCGGAATAACCTTTTTCTATATTCTCTTGTCTGAAGGCACTCCAGTGTAGTATTAGAACTCTCTGACTTTTGTCTCCCATGGTTACCGGAACATCTGCAGAAGGCTTATAAGGAATCTGAACCGCCACAGCATCAGAGAATTTACCGATGAGGTGAAACCTGTCTTCAGTTTTATCAGACCAGGTCATATGAAAGGCTATACTTTTCCCATCGTTGAGACATCTTACAGCAATGCTTGTTACTGAAGGTTTAAGTTCCATCGGAACAGTTACAGCCTGACCACTGAGAGAAACATCTAAAGGCTTGACGCTTGCCCAAACCTTATCAAATGGGTCCAGGGGTAGGCTTTTTACCCTTTTACATACCATCTCCTGAGAAAAGGTAACACCCGAAAAAATAAGCCCTAAGATTAAGGCTTTCGTGTATCTCATGGCTCACCTCCTTAAGGTATATCCTGTCTCACCACATCAAGCTTTTCATCTTTGTGAGGTCTGAATTGAACAGGCTCAACCATTGGAACTCTGACTATCTCCTTTCCTGCTTCATCGTATGCCACGACCTCTTTCTTATCTACCTTGAAGGTATGAGGTATTCTGGGGGTTGAGCCAAAGAGGTGCAGAAGTGCTTGAAGTTCCGGCTCTTTACCTTCTCTCATAGCCATGTATGTCTTCACTGCATGTTCTGCACCAGGCCCAAACATCTGTTTTAGAAAGCTAACAGGAACATTTATGGGCGGTATGTAATAAACATTAGGCTCAAGCCCACTTTGAGGATATATTGGCAGTGCAACTTTTTTTACATGAACCAGAAAGTCTATAGGGTTTTCAGGTCTTGCCTTTTCAGGTGGGCTTATAAAGCCCATGAGCCTTATTTTACCTATACAGGTTATGACGCACTGAGGCTGGTAGCCATCTTCAACCCTTGGGAAGCATCCGATACACTTCTGAGAGATTCTTGCCACAAAATTGAAATGTGTTTTCTTGTAAGGACAGGCCTTTATGCATTCTTGATAACCCTCACACCTTTCTGGGTCTATGAGTACTATTCCATCCTCTTCCCTCTTGTATATTGCCTGTCTTGGACAGGCGGCGAGGCATGCAGGATAGGTGCAGTGATTGCATATTCTTGGAAGGTAGAACATCCATATTGGATGGGGTAGGTTTTCAAGGACAGTCCCCACATCTACTGGCTCGTTGACCTCGTCCTCACCCACGTTTGGATACATCCAGTCAAGCTCATCAGGCTTCCATCCGAGAACTATTTCTCCTTCTGGTGCATCAAAGACAGTTTTCTTGCTACCGTCAAGAAGTTCAAGAAGCTTTATATCCCAGCCGAGAGGATAAAAGCCCCAAGGTTTTGTCTCCACATTGTTCCAGAGCATATACTCCTGACCTCTTCCGGGTGTCCATGTGGTCTTGCAGGCTACTGTGCATGTCTGACAGGCTATGCATTTGTTGAGGTCCATAACCATCGCGAACTGTTTCTTTGGTCTCTTGGGCTCGTAGGGATAGTTAACTTCCCTGTTAAGTTGCCAGTTGTAGGCTTTGTGCGCCATGGCTCACCTCCTTTCAAACAAACTTACCTTGCAGGTATTTCTTGAGGGCTTCTGAAGCTGTTGTAGGTCTAAAGCCAAGTTTTACAGGTCTCCACATACCCTTTCCACCTATGCCACCGTCCTCCGCCTTGCTTATCCTGCAGAAGCCCTCTCTTGGAGCTCCTATAAGTCCGTGCACATCAAGCTCAAAGCCCTTTCCTATTATCTGACCCATAAGATTCTTTCTTATAAGAGTATCGGTCTGGTATGTGGGCTTAAACCATCCCCTTGTAACGGACTGATGGCTTCCACACCTGTATAGTGACTGGTAGTTTGTATCCGGGTTCTTTGCCATACCGTCCCTTCTTACCCTTGTTCCTCTTACAGTTCCATGGGAAGAGCCATACATGTTGAACCATATCTTGGCACAGCCTGGCGGTGTGTTGTTGGAAGCCCGTGCCCTTAAAAGAAGTCTACCAACCTCATAATCCTCTTTTCTCTTTTGCCAGCCTTCAAAGGGTCTATCCTGAGGGTCTGCATCCACGTAAACATAGTCGCCATCCTGTATGCCCATTTTCTGAAGGTCCTTAGGGTTTATATCTATGTATGCTTCGGAGATAAAGGGCATTCTCTTATCGTGTCTGTAAATGTCTCCGAAGGGTCCAAAAAGAAGAGTGGTTACATCCGTGTCCCCCGTTGTTGTATGTGCTGCATGCCTGTATTTGGGCGTGTGAACTATGTGGGTTGCTCCTACAGTTACTATGAGAGGATGCTTTGTTCCAGGTAGCTTTTCCGGTTCTACAAGCACATTTCTCGCCTGCCTCCACTCTGTGCTCAGTAGGGCATCCTTGCTGCTTACTCCATAATCTTCTGGTTTCTTGGGTTTCAAAAGTGGATATGGTTTTGCCACGATTACGTTGGGTTCGTGATGGGTTGAATCAATGGGTTCTCTGTATACTGGAAGGTTCTCTCCAGCATTTATAAACTCATCTTCTTCTCTGTAAAACTCAAGCCTTCCGCTCTTGGTATACCATGGCATATTTTCTTTTGTCTGGTCTTCACCCACATACTTGGGATAACTTCTCGTCATTATCAGGGATGGTATGCCTTCATGGGCTTTCTTGGCTATATCCTCAAGCCTGTATCCCCTCAAGTTTGATGAAGCGTCTATAACTCTCTGAACATAAACCACATCCTGCTTTCCTTCTAAGACAAACTTCCAGTAGTTTCTGAACCTTTCATCACCTGTAAGT
Protein-coding sequences here:
- a CDS encoding RNA ligase partner protein is translated as MDIFVLDTSVFTNPDVYSQFEKDQLGAIENFITLASHSRAQFYMPTSVYEEFNKMVELGSLKPKFELAVRIRSPRRFNLMVPAEFLYEFIEEVRYRINKGLRIAEEHTKEAGKLSQEDVGKLINKLRDKYREALRTGIIDSKEDLDVLLLAYELDGILVSGDEGLRSWADKVGIKLIDPRGFRFILESQTVRT
- a CDS encoding RNA ligase produces the protein MIAQDTLKEALKRNRLKSESFGDFEYLRFTDDFKDIPRGTVLFKDTVIWGYPHIGRIFQLSTGIPEQFEAPFWVEEKVDGYNVRVFMHDGEVYALTRGGYVCAFSTDRVLDFVDRRFFEDNPDLVLCMEVAGPENPYVEESPPYIKEDIRFFLFDIMRKNSQGFLPYREKLRLIEKYGLPSVERYGLYTPEQVEDLKELLRRLNEEGREGVVMKEDSERDKRVKYITSYANLNDIRITSLNMLGLPADYYTNRLLRLALFIEEEGLKKDEELYRELGEAFLTGLFEACKMAREEGKVRRVFRCRFRKRENALVFLEQIKHASVHIQVNQLALRQEGEFWLLEFEKVFLNMTGLLGHLLKGGSLID
- a CDS encoding prohibitin family protein, producing MKGSAFDGFKSVGYFVVFILLILFLVLAGNPLVIVQSGFVGVKRTLGKIDPTPLVEGLHLRIPLLQTVEKVEIRTRAVEFTREKQNPISTLSRDGLPVNMDVAVLYRVDAQKAPELIREYGPDYEEKVIKQIVRTAVRDAIAEMESSIVYQERQKLQERIKREVAGQLARRYLLLEDVLIRDIRLPESVVKAIEEKRKAYEEAQRMQFLLEKEKLEAERKKVEAQGIAEANRIIAGSLTREYLMWKFIENIQEYARSQNNTIILLPYDTRMTPIINIPQGGQK
- a CDS encoding phosphoglucomutase/phosphomannomutase family protein, with the protein product MIKFGTDGWRAIIGDSFTFENVRKVAHAHARVLQKQGKKKVVVGYDNRFMSEHFALEVYRVFRALGFECFLTNKACTTPMVSFAVKYMGFDNGVVITASHNPPEYNGYKIKDSFGGSATPEFIAQVEEELKFAEVVKPEKFQPEYVNVWGEYTREVKSRVNMELFSQKDMLLVHDAMYGSALGTYSHVLSGTRIGVHQIRSYRDPLFGGHAPEPVEKHLEPLMLKVKALKAHLGIANDGDGDRIALVDDKGSFVNAQLIYVLLLYHLLRNKGMRNGVVVKTVSTTYLADRICRTEGVELKEVAVGFKNINEVILKERVIFGGEESGGYGIVDFLPERDGLFTGLNILELLMLKDKPLSEVIEEIFKNYGEAHFKRVDFHAEEDKKQKLRELIKNPPERLGNMKVSKVITLDGLKLVFENDGWVLFRASGTEPLIRVYAEMPSKDELEEVLRRAVELFD
- a CDS encoding molecular chaperone TorD family protein — protein: MELYKAFLYKFISLAFEYPGEDSLKALKESLEDLSLSLRNLGIDFDVEALKACLQEYEGEERLLDLQCDWNSLFATSLKAPSWETAYELEKAGRKAQELADIEGFYRAFGLEVRQGYEPDGLIPQLEFLSLLLLKKVHADEAEKAEIASKGYEYFFRDHLGRWYRLFCQLVEEETQEEYYRLMSKLMRSFLDRERQEIGVVLDLIEYRKEMLEGSTWECGIEGKTPQMFINQKAPPPS
- a CDS encoding ethylbenzene dehydrogenase-related protein, with product MRYTKALILGLIFSGVTFSQEMVCKRVKSLPLDPFDKVWASVKPLDVSLSGQAVTVPMELKPSVTSIAVRCLNDGKSIAFHMTWSDKTEDRFHLIGKFSDAVAVQIPYKPSADVPVTMGDKSQRVLILHWSAFRQENIEKGYSDTAKIYPNYAYDWYPHADPPYRYPENWANQYALNYIGGEKVFRKNTFNTPVREVIAEGYGSSTWKDIQGAEGKGVYRNGKWHVVIKRVFVEESTSNPEWGPGKETFASFAVWDGANGEVGARKSLSYSWIRLKVE
- the narH gene encoding dissimilatory nitrate reductase subunit NarG, with amino-acid sequence MAHKAYNWQLNREVNYPYEPKRPKKQFAMVMDLNKCIACQTCTVACKTTWTPGRGQEYMLWNNVETKPWGFYPLGWDIKLLELLDGSKKTVFDAPEGEIVLGWKPDELDWMYPNVGEDEVNEPVDVGTVLENLPHPIWMFYLPRICNHCTYPACLAACPRQAIYKREEDGIVLIDPERCEGYQECIKACPYKKTHFNFVARISQKCIGCFPRVEDGYQPQCVITCIGKIRLMGFISPPEKARPENPIDFLVHVKKVALPIYPQSGLEPNVYYIPPINVPVSFLKQMFGPGAEHAVKTYMAMREGKEPELQALLHLFGSTPRIPHTFKVDKKEVVAYDEAGKEIVRVPMVEPVQFRPHKDEKLDVVRQDIP